From Candoia aspera isolate rCanAsp1 chromosome 4, rCanAsp1.hap2, whole genome shotgun sequence, a single genomic window includes:
- the ADAT3 gene encoding probable inactive tRNA-specific adenosine deaminase-like protein 3 translates to MEPDSKRRKTAEPSGASSWQVRPVLSERESQGVRLMPVYAAPVLDKKETCRLVKEVSAIYPLSDYPHLKRIRASLSAGSPHPLEIILCLASLNGEQAGLQSLTELFPGGQVDLCGLGKPFLAQVPACAPLTRPQYEEAVLHWPVSFHENKRISQALKGCLFSPLEKATMQNHMELAIQAARQGSRQGMEPVGAAVVDPATGRVLAVGHDCRDGSNPLLHAAMVCVDLVAHSHGGGAYSYKDYPACTFLHVDLSSHPPPPPLGDGLPYICTGFDMYLTREPCVMCAMALVHSRIQRVFYGTPSPHGALGTAHHIHSRRDLNHRYEVFRGILEDQCQCLALLSVDKESA, encoded by the coding sequence ATGGAGCCCGATTCCAAGCGACGGAAGACAGCGGAGCCCAGTGGTGCCTCCTCCTGGCAGGTGCGGCCTGTTCTTTCAGAGCGGGAATCTCAGGGAGTCAGGCTAATGCCGGTCTATGCGGCCCCTGTCCTGGATAAGAAAGAGACGTGTCGCCTGGTGAAAGAGGTCTCTGCTATCTACCCGTTGAGTGACTACCCTCATTTGAAACGTATCCGTGCCAGTCTCTCTGCAGGCAGCCCCCACCCGCTGGAGATTATCTTGTGCCTTGCAAGCCTCAATGGAGAGCAGGCTGGCTTGCAGTCTCTCACTGAGCTCTTTCCCGGTGGCCAAGTAGACCTGTGTGGTTTGGGGAAACCTTTCTTGGCCCAAGTGCCGGCCTGTGCGCCTTTGACTCGTCCCCAGTACGAGGAAGCTGTGTTGCACTGGCCTGTCTCCTTCCATGAGAACAAGCGGATCAGCCAAGCTCTGAAGGGCTGTCTTTTTTCTCCCCTGGAAAAGGCCACCATGCAAAATCACATGGAGTTGGCCATCCAGGCAGCCCGGCAGGGATCAAGGCAGGGCATGGAGCCCGTAGGAGCTGCAGTGGTGGACccagccactggccgagttctaGCCGTCGGACACGACTGTAGAGACGGCTCTAACCCGCTTCTCCATGCTGCAATGGTCTGCGTTGACCTTGTGGCCCACAGCCATGGAGGGGGAGCTTATAGTTACAAAGATTATCCTGCTTGCACTTTTCTTCACGTGGACCTCAgttcccatcctcctcctcctcctcttggggATGGCCTTCCATACATCTGCACTGGGTTCGACATGTACTTAACCCGGGAACCGTGCGTGATGTGTGCCATGGCGCTGGTGCACTCCCGCATCCAGCGGGTGTTCTATGGAACACCGTCCCCTCATGGGGCCCTGGGCACAGCACACCACATCCACAGCCGGAGGGACCTCAACCACCGCTATGAAGTCTTCCGAGGGATTCTGGAAGATCAGTGCCAATGCTTGGCGCTGCTTTCGGTTGATAAGGAATCGGCCTGA